In Streptomyces thermolilacinus SPC6, a single genomic region encodes these proteins:
- a CDS encoding VanZ family protein, translating to MAAIRYRVAGLALLFLHLVLVGWLTLRPLDVMWVTAANLEPLAGIKADLALGPAEAARRIGEGLLLLAPLGVLLPLADARLDVARWASLVRTVSAGALVSLGIELLQTAVPGRVVDVDAVLLNTTGVALAHLAVVPAWRARLRRRLAAASGGGAQGPRAGAGAGRWSGAGPVAGSALGGKRRRGGALRREEVSQGATPRIPRVGIAP from the coding sequence ATGGCCGCCATCCGCTACCGCGTGGCGGGACTCGCTCTTCTCTTCCTCCATCTGGTGCTGGTGGGGTGGCTGACGCTGCGGCCGCTGGATGTGATGTGGGTGACGGCGGCGAATCTGGAGCCGCTGGCGGGGATCAAGGCCGATCTGGCGCTGGGCCCGGCGGAGGCGGCGCGGCGGATCGGTGAGGGTCTGCTGCTGCTGGCGCCGCTGGGCGTGTTGCTGCCGCTGGCGGACGCGCGTCTGGATGTGGCGCGGTGGGCTTCTCTCGTACGGACGGTGTCGGCGGGGGCGCTGGTGTCGCTGGGGATCGAGTTGCTGCAGACGGCGGTACCGGGCCGGGTCGTGGATGTGGACGCGGTGCTGTTGAACACGACGGGTGTGGCGCTGGCGCACCTGGCGGTCGTTCCGGCGTGGCGGGCGCGGCTGCGGCGCAGGCTGGCCGCCGCGTCGGGCGGCGGAGCGCAGGGGCCGCGCGCGGGTGCGGGGGCGGGCCGGTGGTCCGGCGCGGGGCCGGTCGCGGGGTCCGCCCTGGGGGGGAAGCGGCGGCGGGGTGGTGCCCTGCGGCGGGAGGAGGTGTCTCAGGGTGCTACCCCGAGGATTCCCAGGGTCGGGATCGCCCCGTAG
- a CDS encoding PspC domain-containing protein: MAALARPRDGRMIGGVCAALARRFGTSVTTMRVIFVASCLLPGPQVLLYLALWMLLPSEKSANAAW, from the coding sequence ATGGCCGCACTTGCCCGCCCCCGTGACGGACGCATGATCGGCGGAGTGTGCGCGGCGCTGGCCCGGCGCTTCGGCACCTCGGTGACGACGATGCGGGTCATATTCGTCGCGTCGTGTCTGCTGCCGGGTCCGCAGGTCCTGCTGTATCTGGCGCTGTGGATGCTGCTGCCGTCCGAGAAGTCCGCGAACGCGGCCTGGTAG
- a CDS encoding alpha/beta fold hydrolase has product MAHHALVGPGGARQPRLGRAVGGSDTAAVGGVVLLLPDGSPESARRASPLHRAALLPLARRLVRAGRDDGVAAHVVRYRGRGWNGTDARLAADAQWAVAEVVRRHGDVPVCLVGHGMGGRAALRAAGHAAVVSVLALAPWLPEDDVAAEPEPVRQLVGRQVMIVHGTTDAVAHPDLSYRLAVRAKKANRTTCRFEVHSDGHALRQHHEEVLSLALDFVLGSLFGRPYTRPVTDAFAAPPPLGLRMPLAAGFGRSLRP; this is encoded by the coding sequence ATGGCACACCACGCACTCGTAGGGCCTGGCGGGGCACGGCAGCCGCGCCTGGGGCGGGCCGTAGGGGGGTCGGACACGGCGGCTGTCGGGGGCGTCGTGCTCCTCCTGCCCGACGGCTCGCCGGAATCGGCGCGCCGCGCTTCGCCGTTGCACCGCGCCGCCCTGCTGCCGCTGGCCCGGCGCCTGGTCCGGGCGGGCCGGGACGACGGGGTCGCCGCGCACGTGGTGCGGTACCGGGGGCGCGGCTGGAACGGCACGGACGCGCGGCTCGCGGCGGACGCGCAGTGGGCGGTCGCCGAGGTGGTGCGCCGTCACGGCGACGTGCCGGTGTGCCTGGTGGGCCACGGCATGGGCGGCCGGGCGGCGCTGCGGGCGGCGGGGCACGCGGCGGTCGTCTCCGTACTGGCGCTGGCGCCGTGGCTGCCGGAGGACGACGTGGCGGCGGAGCCGGAGCCGGTACGCCAGCTGGTGGGCCGTCAGGTGATGATCGTGCACGGGACGACCGACGCGGTGGCCCACCCGGACCTCTCCTACCGGCTGGCCGTGCGCGCCAAGAAGGCGAACCGGACGACGTGCCGCTTCGAGGTCCACTCGGACGGGCACGCACTGCGCCAGCACCACGAGGAAGTACTGTCGCTGGCCCTCGACTTCGTGCTCGGCTCGCTCTTCGGCCGCCCGTACACCCGCCCGGTCACCGACGCGTTCGCGGCGCCGCCGCCGCTGGGGCTGCGGATGCCGCTGGCGGCCGGGTTCGGGCGTTCGCTGCGGCCCTGA
- the afsQ1 gene encoding two-component system response regulator AfsQ1 yields MPFLLLIEDDDAIRTALELSLSRQGHRVATAATGEDGLKLLREQRPDLIVLDVMLPGIDGFEVCRRIRRTDQLPIILLTARSDDIDVVVGLESGADDYVVKPVQGRVLDARIRAVLRRGERETTDSATFGALVIDRSAMTVTKNGEELQLTPTELRLLLELSRRPGQALSRQQLLRLVWEHDYLGDSRLVDACVQRLRAKVEDVPSSPTLIRTVRGVGYRLDSPA; encoded by the coding sequence GTGCCTTTCCTGTTGCTGATCGAGGACGACGACGCCATCCGCACGGCCCTCGAACTCTCGCTGTCCCGCCAGGGCCACCGTGTGGCCACCGCGGCGACGGGTGAGGACGGCCTGAAGCTGCTGCGCGAGCAGCGTCCTGACCTGATCGTCCTGGACGTGATGCTGCCCGGCATCGACGGTTTCGAGGTGTGCCGGCGCATCCGGCGCACCGACCAGCTGCCGATCATCCTGCTGACGGCCCGCAGCGACGACATCGACGTGGTCGTCGGTCTGGAGTCGGGGGCGGACGACTATGTCGTCAAGCCGGTGCAGGGACGGGTGCTGGACGCCCGCATCCGGGCCGTGCTGCGGCGCGGTGAGCGGGAGACGACGGATTCGGCGACGTTCGGCGCGCTGGTCATCGACCGGTCCGCGATGACGGTGACGAAGAACGGCGAGGAGCTGCAGCTGACGCCGACCGAGCTGCGGCTGCTGCTGGAGCTGAGCCGTCGGCCGGGTCAGGCGCTGTCGCGGCAGCAGCTGCTGCGGCTGGTGTGGGAGCACGACTATCTGGGCGACTCGCGTCTGGTGGACGCGTGTGTGCAGCGGTTGCGGGCGAAGGTGGAGGACGTTCCGTCGTCGCCCACCCTGATCCGTACGGTGCGCGGCGTCGGTTACCGGCTCGATTCCCCCGCGTGA
- a CDS encoding LysR family transcriptional regulator, which translates to MVHEYRSQPRLSLNSNEEEMGLLLAPRLAYFAAVARHEHVTRAAHETGVPQSTLSRAVARLEDDLGVTLFARKGRALSLTPAGRTFLLAVERALGEVERAAEAVRADVDPTAGRVAFGFLHTMGSETVPALLRAFRVDHPKVRFTLVQNYGEAMIERLRAGELDLCLTSPVPDAPDLVGRRLDEQRLRLVVPDDHRLAGRKRIRLAEAADEAFVTLEPGYGLRRITDDLCAEAGFRPRVAFEGEEAETLRGLVAAGLGVALLPPPAVPRPGVVELTVTAPRAVREIGVAWQAGRPDTPPVAAFKKFLLSRRGRLLGVAEQ; encoded by the coding sequence ATGGTGCATGAGTACAGGTCACAGCCTCGGCTGTCACTGAACAGTAACGAAGAAGAAATGGGCCTGCTGCTCGCCCCTCGCCTGGCGTACTTCGCGGCGGTCGCCCGCCACGAGCATGTGACCCGCGCCGCGCACGAGACGGGCGTCCCGCAGTCCACGCTGTCGCGGGCCGTGGCGCGCCTGGAGGACGACCTCGGGGTCACGCTGTTCGCCCGCAAGGGCCGGGCCCTGTCGCTGACTCCGGCGGGCCGCACGTTCCTGCTCGCGGTGGAGCGGGCGCTCGGCGAGGTGGAGCGGGCCGCCGAGGCGGTGCGCGCCGACGTGGACCCGACGGCGGGGCGCGTCGCGTTCGGGTTCCTGCACACGATGGGGTCGGAGACCGTGCCCGCGCTGCTGCGGGCGTTCCGCGTCGACCACCCGAAGGTCCGCTTCACGCTCGTCCAGAACTACGGCGAGGCCATGATCGAGCGCCTCCGGGCGGGCGAACTGGACCTGTGCCTCACCTCGCCGGTGCCCGACGCCCCGGACCTCGTCGGGCGGCGCCTGGACGAGCAGCGGCTGCGGCTCGTCGTGCCGGACGACCACCGGCTGGCGGGCCGCAAGCGGATCAGGCTGGCGGAGGCGGCCGACGAGGCGTTCGTGACCCTGGAGCCGGGGTACGGGCTGCGCCGGATCACCGACGACCTGTGCGCCGAGGCGGGGTTCCGGCCGCGCGTGGCGTTCGAGGGCGAGGAGGCGGAGACGTTGCGCGGGCTGGTCGCGGCGGGCCTCGGCGTCGCCCTGCTGCCGCCGCCCGCGGTGCCCCGGCCGGGCGTGGTGGAGCTGACGGTGACGGCTCCGCGCGCGGTGCGGGAGATCGGCGTCGCCTGGCAGGCGGGGCGCCCGGACACGCCCCCGGTGGCGGCGTTCAAGAAGTTCCTGCTGTCCCGCAGGGGAAGGCTCCTGGGCGTCGCCGAGCAGTGA
- a CDS encoding adenosine deaminase — protein MTSPSPSLPTADQIRRAPKVLLHDHLDGGLRPGTVVDLARQSGYDALPESDPDRLGRWFREAADSGSLERYLETFAHTCAVMQTRDALFRVAAECAEDLAEDGVVYAEVRYAPEQHLEGGLTLDEVVTAVNDGFREGERRARERGHRIRVGALLTAMRHAARSLEIAELANAHRDAGVVGFDIAGAEAGYPPTRHLDAFEFLKRENNHFTIHAGEAFGLPSIWQAIQWCGADRLGHGVRIIDDIQVADDGTVTLGRLAAYVRDKRIPLEMCPTSNLQTGAAASYAEHPIGLLRRLHFRATVNTDNRLMSGTSMSREFELLSETFGYTLDDMQWFTVNAMKSAFIPFDERLAMINDVIKPGYAELKSEWLFTQTAATRASSPGNA, from the coding sequence ATGACGAGCCCGAGCCCTTCCCTCCCCACCGCGGACCAGATCCGCCGCGCCCCGAAGGTCCTCCTGCACGACCACCTCGACGGGGGACTGCGCCCCGGCACGGTCGTCGACCTGGCCCGCCAGAGCGGCTACGACGCCCTGCCCGAGAGCGACCCCGACCGGCTCGGCCGGTGGTTCCGCGAGGCCGCCGACTCCGGCTCCCTGGAGCGGTACCTGGAGACGTTCGCCCACACCTGCGCCGTCATGCAGACCCGCGACGCCCTCTTCCGCGTCGCGGCCGAGTGCGCGGAGGACCTCGCCGAGGACGGCGTCGTGTACGCGGAGGTCCGCTACGCCCCCGAACAGCACCTGGAGGGCGGCCTCACCCTCGACGAGGTCGTCACCGCCGTCAACGACGGTTTCCGCGAGGGGGAACGCCGCGCCCGCGAGCGCGGCCACCGCATCCGCGTCGGCGCCCTCCTCACCGCGATGCGGCACGCCGCCAGGTCCCTGGAGATCGCCGAGCTGGCCAACGCCCACCGCGACGCGGGCGTCGTCGGCTTCGACATCGCGGGCGCCGAGGCCGGCTACCCGCCCACCCGGCACCTCGACGCCTTCGAATTCCTGAAGCGGGAGAACAACCACTTCACCATCCACGCCGGTGAGGCGTTCGGCCTGCCGTCCATCTGGCAGGCCATCCAGTGGTGCGGCGCCGACCGCCTCGGCCACGGCGTCCGCATCATCGACGACATCCAGGTCGCCGACGACGGCACCGTCACACTCGGCCGCCTCGCCGCGTACGTACGCGACAAGCGCATCCCCCTGGAGATGTGCCCCACCTCCAACCTCCAGACCGGCGCCGCCGCCTCCTACGCCGAGCACCCCATCGGCCTGCTCCGGCGGCTCCACTTCCGAGCCACCGTCAACACCGACAACCGGCTGATGTCCGGCACCAGCATGAGCCGGGAATTCGAGCTGCTGAGCGAGACATTCGGCTACACGCTCGACGACATGCAGTGGTTCACGGTCAATGCGATGAAATCAGCGTTCATCCCTTTCGATGAACGACTCGCGATGATCAACGATGTGATCAAGCCCGGATACGCCGAGCTCAAGTCCGAATGGCTGTTCACACAGACCGCCGCCACCAGGGCTTCTTCCCCCGGGAACGCCTGA
- a CDS encoding SigE family RNA polymerase sigma factor, giving the protein MNAVQHSTTSNAVVTRLHDVARSAEKSGTVTGRGCVRGAGRQHKAPYMVALSDGGRQYGEVAGERTAPARKGSAEAAFTAYVQERRASLYATAYHLTGDRHEAEDLLQSALFSTYRAWDRISDKAAVGGYLRRTMTNLHISAWRRRKLNEYPTEELPETVGDSDAMRGTELRTVLWQALARLPELQRTMLVLRYYEGRTDPEIADILDISVGTVKSSIWRSLRRLREDEVLSFGRDQEESFGQLVA; this is encoded by the coding sequence ATGAACGCAGTGCAGCACAGCACCACCTCGAACGCAGTTGTCACGCGTCTCCACGATGTCGCGCGGAGCGCGGAGAAGTCCGGCACCGTGACCGGGCGGGGGTGCGTTCGCGGTGCCGGGCGTCAGCACAAGGCGCCCTACATGGTCGCCCTGTCCGACGGGGGAAGGCAGTACGGGGAGGTCGCGGGGGAGCGGACGGCCCCGGCGAGGAAGGGGAGCGCGGAAGCCGCGTTCACCGCCTACGTCCAGGAGCGCCGCGCCTCCCTGTACGCCACCGCCTACCACCTGACCGGCGACCGGCACGAGGCCGAGGACCTGCTCCAGAGCGCGCTGTTCTCGACGTACCGCGCCTGGGACCGGATCAGCGACAAGGCGGCCGTCGGCGGCTACCTGCGCCGCACGATGACGAACCTGCACATCAGCGCCTGGCGTCGGCGCAAGCTGAACGAGTACCCGACGGAGGAGCTGCCGGAGACGGTGGGCGACTCCGACGCGATGCGCGGCACGGAACTGCGCACGGTGCTCTGGCAGGCGCTCGCCCGGCTGCCCGAACTCCAGCGCACCATGCTGGTCCTGCGCTACTACGAGGGCCGCACCGACCCGGAGATCGCGGACATACTGGACATCAGTGTCGGCACGGTGAAGTCGAGCATCTGGCGGTCGCTCCGCCGGCTGCGCGAGGACGAGGTCCTCAGCTTCGGCCGTGACCAGGAGGAGTCCTTCGGCCAGCTCGTGGCCTAA
- a CDS encoding aldehyde dehydrogenase family protein: MASASASAFEYAPAPESRSVVDIAPSYGLFIDGEFTEAADGKVFKTVAPATEEVLSEVAQAGAEDVDRAVRAARKAFAKWSALPGSERAKYLFRIARIIQERSRELAVLETLDNGKPIKETRDHDLPLVAGHFFYYAGWADKLSHAGFGPDPKPLGVAGQVIPWNFPLLMLAWKIAPALAAGNTVVLKPAETTPLSALFFADVCRQAGLPRGVVNILPGYGDAGAALVEHPDVDKVAFTGSTAVGKAIARQVAGTRKKLTLELGGKGANIVFDDAPIDQAVEGIVTGIFFNQGQVCCAGSRLLVQESVQDEFLDALKRRLSTLRLGDPLDKNTDIGAINSAEQLARIKALADTGEAEGAERWSPACELPSHGYWFAPTLFTGVTQAHTVARDEIFGPVLSVLTFRTPAEAVAKANNSQYGLSAGIWSEKGSRILAVADKLRAGVVWANTFNKLDPTSPFGGYKESGFGREGGRHGLEAYLAPSSPEGER, translated from the coding sequence ATGGCATCTGCATCCGCATCCGCATTCGAGTACGCACCCGCTCCCGAGTCCCGCTCGGTCGTGGACATCGCCCCGTCGTACGGGCTGTTCATCGACGGCGAGTTCACCGAGGCCGCCGACGGCAAGGTCTTCAAGACGGTCGCCCCGGCCACCGAGGAGGTCCTCTCCGAGGTCGCCCAGGCCGGCGCCGAGGACGTGGACCGGGCCGTGAGGGCCGCCCGCAAGGCGTTCGCGAAGTGGTCGGCGCTGCCCGGCTCCGAGCGCGCCAAGTACCTGTTCCGCATCGCGCGGATCATCCAGGAGCGCTCCCGCGAGCTGGCCGTCCTGGAGACCCTGGACAACGGCAAGCCGATCAAGGAGACCCGCGACCACGACCTGCCGCTGGTCGCCGGGCACTTCTTCTACTACGCGGGCTGGGCCGACAAGCTGAGCCACGCGGGCTTCGGCCCGGACCCGAAGCCGCTGGGCGTGGCCGGGCAGGTCATCCCGTGGAACTTCCCGCTCCTGATGCTGGCGTGGAAGATCGCCCCGGCGCTGGCCGCGGGCAACACGGTCGTGCTGAAGCCCGCCGAGACGACCCCGCTGTCGGCGCTGTTCTTCGCGGACGTGTGCCGCCAGGCGGGCCTCCCCAGGGGCGTCGTCAACATCCTCCCCGGCTACGGGGACGCGGGCGCCGCGCTGGTCGAGCACCCGGACGTCGACAAGGTGGCGTTCACCGGCTCCACCGCCGTCGGCAAGGCCATCGCCCGCCAGGTCGCGGGCACCCGCAAGAAGCTCACGCTGGAGCTGGGCGGCAAGGGCGCCAACATCGTCTTCGACGACGCCCCGATCGACCAGGCCGTCGAGGGCATCGTCACGGGCATCTTCTTCAACCAGGGCCAGGTGTGCTGCGCGGGCTCCCGCCTGCTGGTGCAGGAGTCCGTGCAGGACGAGTTCCTGGACGCCCTGAAGCGCCGCCTGTCCACGCTGCGCCTCGGCGACCCGCTGGACAAGAACACGGACATCGGCGCGATCAACTCGGCCGAGCAGCTGGCCCGTATCAAGGCGCTCGCGGACACCGGCGAGGCGGAGGGCGCCGAGCGCTGGTCGCCCGCCTGCGAGCTGCCGTCCCACGGCTACTGGTTCGCGCCGACGCTGTTCACCGGCGTCACCCAGGCCCACACGGTCGCCCGCGACGAGATCTTCGGCCCGGTCCTGTCGGTGCTGACGTTCCGTACGCCCGCGGAGGCCGTCGCCAAGGCGAACAACAGCCAGTACGGCCTGTCGGCGGGCATCTGGTCGGAGAAGGGCTCCCGCATCCTCGCGGTCGCCGACAAGCTCCGCGCGGGTGTCGTCTGGGCGAACACATTCAACAAGCTGGACCCGACGTCGCCGTTCGGCGGCTACAAGGAGTCGGGCTTCGGCCGCGAGGGCGGCCGGCACGGCCTGGAGGCGTACCTCGCCCCGTCGAGCCCGGAGGGTGAGCGCTGA
- a CDS encoding sensor histidine kinase, protein MREEQGGTSSGAAEDGRRALSAGKRWTSLRVRLIVVFGLVALTAAVSASGIAYWLNREAVLTRTQDAALGDFKQEMQNRAAALPLRPTEEELRRTAELMAQGGGGYSVVLLGERDAGKPIVGTSDPDRFTLRDVPAPLRTAVDEEQELTAGNQHSYHVFWLRTNLRGTPYLVGGTRIIGGGPTGYMLKSLEPERQDLNSLAWSLGVATLLALLGSALLAQVAATTVLKPVHRLGEAARRLGEGKLDTRLRVSGTDELAELARTFNSAAESLQKKVADMSAREESSRRFVADMSHELRTPMTALTAVTEVLEEEQDSLDPMVAPAVSLVISETRRLNTLVENLMEVTRFDAGTAKLVLDDVDVADQVTACIDARAWLDAVELDAERGIVARLDPRRLDVILANLIGNALKHGGSPVRVSVRMSGDDLIVRVRDHGPGIPEDVLPHVFDRFYKASASRPRSEGSGLGLSIAMENALIHGGDITAANSPDGDGAVFTLRLPRDGSAVAARDGEAGEGGSARGGGDGRGGRRDDAPGDEGQDSGEREARA, encoded by the coding sequence ATGCGGGAGGAACAGGGCGGCACGTCGAGCGGTGCCGCGGAGGACGGGCGGAGAGCACTGAGCGCGGGGAAGCGGTGGACGAGCCTGCGGGTGCGGCTGATCGTCGTGTTCGGCCTGGTCGCGCTGACCGCGGCCGTGTCGGCGTCGGGGATCGCGTACTGGCTGAACCGTGAGGCGGTGCTGACGCGTACGCAGGACGCGGCGCTCGGCGACTTCAAGCAGGAGATGCAGAACCGTGCGGCGGCGCTGCCGCTGCGGCCCACGGAGGAGGAGCTGCGGCGGACCGCCGAGCTGATGGCGCAGGGCGGCGGCGGCTACAGCGTGGTGCTGCTGGGCGAGCGGGACGCGGGCAAGCCGATCGTCGGCACGTCGGACCCGGACCGGTTCACGCTGCGCGACGTCCCGGCGCCGCTGCGGACGGCGGTGGACGAGGAGCAGGAGCTCACGGCGGGCAACCAGCACTCGTACCACGTGTTCTGGCTGCGGACGAACCTGCGCGGCACGCCGTATCTGGTGGGCGGGACGCGGATCATCGGCGGCGGGCCGACGGGGTACATGCTGAAGTCGCTGGAGCCCGAGCGGCAGGACCTGAACTCGCTGGCCTGGTCGCTCGGTGTGGCGACGCTGCTGGCGCTGCTCGGGTCGGCGCTGCTGGCCCAGGTGGCCGCGACGACGGTGCTGAAGCCGGTGCACCGGCTGGGCGAGGCGGCGCGGCGGCTGGGCGAGGGCAAGCTCGACACGCGGCTGCGCGTCTCGGGCACGGACGAACTGGCCGAGCTGGCGCGGACGTTCAACAGCGCGGCGGAGAGCCTCCAGAAGAAGGTCGCCGACATGAGCGCCCGGGAGGAGTCCAGCCGCCGGTTCGTGGCGGACATGTCGCACGAGCTGCGGACCCCGATGACGGCGCTGACGGCGGTGACGGAGGTCCTGGAGGAGGAGCAGGACAGTCTGGACCCGATGGTGGCGCCCGCGGTGTCGCTGGTGATCAGCGAGACACGGCGGCTGAACACGCTGGTGGAGAACCTGATGGAGGTCACGCGGTTCGACGCCGGTACGGCGAAGCTGGTCCTGGACGACGTGGACGTGGCCGACCAGGTGACGGCGTGCATCGACGCGCGGGCGTGGCTGGACGCGGTGGAGCTGGACGCCGAGCGGGGCATCGTGGCGCGGCTGGACCCGCGCAGGCTGGACGTCATACTCGCCAACCTGATCGGCAACGCGCTGAAGCACGGCGGTTCGCCGGTGCGGGTGTCGGTGCGGATGTCGGGCGACGACCTGATCGTGCGGGTGCGGGACCACGGGCCGGGCATCCCGGAGGACGTACTGCCGCATGTCTTCGACCGGTTCTACAAGGCGAGCGCGTCCCGGCCCCGGTCGGAGGGCAGTGGGCTCGGGCTGTCGATCGCGATGGAGAACGCGCTGATCCACGGCGGTGACATCACCGCGGCCAACTCGCCGGACGGGGACGGCGCGGTGTTCACGCTGCGGCTGCCCCGTGACGGTTCGGCTGTCGCGGCCCGTGACGGGGAGGCCGGGGAGGGCGGCTCCGCGCGGGGTGGCGGGGACGGCCGTGGCGGCCGAAGGGACGACGCTCCAGGGGATGAGGGACAGGACAGTGGCGAGCGGGAAGCGCGTGCCTGA
- a CDS encoding nucleoside/nucleotide kinase family protein: protein MLDTNGSPAGSPYRVNGSHWCPVSSQPIPTRVVLLAGPSGSGKSSLAARAGLPVLRLDDFYKEAGDPSLPLVPGSTDIDWDSPGSWDADAAVAAIVELCATGRTTVPVYDISTSSRVGREPLDIARTPLFIAEGIFAADIVRRCEELGVLADALCLRGRPSTTFRRRLLRDLREGRKSVPFLLRRGWRLMRAERSIVARQAALGAHPCAKDEALGRLAAAAAGRHRAPRATEPA from the coding sequence ATGCTCGATACCAACGGGTCCCCGGCGGGGTCCCCCTACCGGGTCAATGGTTCACACTGGTGTCCCGTGAGTTCCCAACCGATCCCGACCCGCGTCGTGCTGCTCGCGGGCCCATCAGGCTCCGGCAAGTCGTCCCTCGCCGCCCGCGCCGGTCTCCCCGTGCTCCGGCTCGACGACTTCTACAAGGAGGCCGGCGACCCGTCCCTGCCGCTCGTGCCGGGCAGCACGGACATCGACTGGGACTCCCCCGGCTCGTGGGACGCGGACGCGGCGGTCGCCGCCATCGTGGAGCTGTGCGCGACGGGCCGTACGACGGTCCCCGTGTACGACATCTCCACCAGCTCCCGCGTCGGCCGCGAACCCCTGGACATCGCCCGTACGCCGCTGTTCATCGCGGAGGGCATCTTCGCCGCCGACATCGTGCGCCGCTGCGAGGAGCTGGGCGTGCTGGCCGACGCGCTGTGCCTGCGGGGCCGGCCGTCCACGACGTTCCGCCGCAGGCTGCTGCGGGACCTGCGCGAGGGCCGCAAGTCGGTGCCGTTCCTGTTGCGGCGGGGCTGGCGGCTGATGCGCGCCGAGCGGTCCATCGTGGCCCGGCAGGCGGCGCTGGGCGCGCACCCGTGCGCCAAGGACGAGGCGCTGGGGCGTCTCGCGGCCGCGGCGGCGGGCCGCCACCGGGCGCCGAGGGCCACGGAACCGGCGTAG
- a CDS encoding aldehyde dehydrogenase family protein, whose amino-acid sequence MSSTDEHNRRRVFKTYKLYVGGKFPRSESGRVYEVTDSNGTWLANAPLSSRKDARDAVVAARKAFPGWSGSTAYLRGQILYRVAEMLEGRRGQFVREVADAEGLSKSKAAEVVEAAVDRWVWYAGWTDKIAQVVGGANPVSGPYFNLSSPEPTGVVAVVAPQESSLLGLVSVLAPVIATGNTAVVVASEKAPLPALTLAEVLATSDVPGGVVNILSGRTAEIATPLAAHQDVNAVDLTGAGAELARDLEVAAADNLKRVLRPQAVDGGADWTADPGTGRLTAFLETKTVWHPTGSLGVSGSAY is encoded by the coding sequence ATGAGCAGCACCGATGAGCACAACCGTCGACGCGTCTTCAAGACCTACAAGCTGTACGTCGGGGGGAAGTTCCCCCGCAGCGAGAGCGGCCGGGTGTACGAGGTGACAGACAGCAACGGCACGTGGCTGGCGAACGCGCCGCTCTCCTCCCGCAAGGACGCGCGGGACGCGGTCGTCGCCGCCCGCAAGGCGTTCCCCGGCTGGTCGGGCTCCACGGCGTATCTGCGCGGCCAGATCCTGTACCGGGTCGCGGAGATGCTGGAGGGCCGCCGGGGCCAGTTCGTCCGCGAGGTGGCGGACGCGGAGGGCCTGTCGAAGTCGAAGGCCGCCGAGGTCGTCGAGGCCGCCGTGGACCGCTGGGTCTGGTACGCGGGCTGGACGGACAAGATCGCCCAGGTCGTCGGCGGCGCCAACCCGGTGTCGGGGCCGTACTTCAACCTGTCCTCGCCGGAGCCGACCGGTGTCGTCGCCGTGGTCGCCCCGCAGGAGTCGTCGCTGCTCGGCCTGGTCTCGGTGCTCGCCCCGGTGATCGCCACGGGCAACACGGCGGTCGTCGTGGCCAGCGAGAAGGCCCCGCTGCCCGCGCTGACCCTGGCCGAGGTGCTGGCCACGTCGGACGTGCCGGGCGGGGTCGTGAACATCCTGTCGGGCCGTACGGCGGAGATCGCCACGCCGCTCGCCGCGCACCAGGACGTCAACGCCGTCGACCTGACGGGCGCGGGCGCCGAGCTGGCCCGTGACCTGGAGGTCGCGGCGGCCGACAACCTGAAGCGCGTGCTGCGTCCCCAGGCTGTGGACGGCGGCGCCGACTGGACCGCCGACCCGGGTACGGGGCGCCTGACGGCGTTCCTTGAGACCAAGACGGTCTGGCACCCGACGGGCTCCCTGGGCGTGTCCGGCTCGGCGTACTGA